In Amycolatopsis coloradensis, one genomic interval encodes:
- the casA gene encoding type I-E CRISPR-associated protein Cse1/CasA, producing MSNASNNSGFNLLDEPWITVLPFKGREREVSMLEVFEQASRLAVIGGEVSTQAFAITRLLLALLHRAVAGPEDQPAWARLWDLTELPMEQIEKYAHKVRHRFDLFDEQAPFFQVPGLRTAKNEVSGLEKIVADVPNGEPLFTTRSASDLSRISAAEAARWLVHTHAFDPSGIKSGAVGDRKVKNGKGYPIGPGWSGQIGGVLAQGVTVRETLLLNLIARDAGTYVGVGGAADVPPWERDVDGPAWSEELPVAGAIQLYTWQTRRVRLQGDRDGVTGVVLANGDRMQPQNRQNVEPHTAWRHSEPQSKKAGRTVYMPLGHDPGRSVWRGLAAMLPSISSRRSKAGEPASWLAPGVLQWLCDLAENDHLPEDFVVRLRVHGAVYGAQNATVAEIIDDVLPMSVVLLRQDRPDAGRAAEGAVGDASQVAGYVWRLAENLAQAAGAGPQSGAGDRAREILYAALEQPYRSWLAGLRPRQDLIAARSAWQVLVRDRCRPITAELIRNAPTAAWTGREVNQRLVNVPLAEVWFNAALRKALPLAFTSSNTPMEVTG from the coding sequence ATGAGTAATGCCTCGAACAACAGCGGATTTAATCTGCTGGACGAGCCGTGGATCACGGTGCTTCCGTTCAAGGGTCGTGAGCGGGAGGTGTCGATGCTGGAGGTGTTTGAGCAGGCCTCGAGGCTTGCGGTGATCGGTGGGGAAGTGTCGACGCAGGCGTTCGCGATCACGCGTCTGTTGTTGGCGCTCCTGCACCGCGCGGTTGCCGGGCCGGAGGATCAGCCGGCGTGGGCGCGGCTGTGGGACCTGACCGAACTGCCGATGGAGCAGATCGAGAAATACGCCCATAAGGTGCGGCACCGGTTCGATCTCTTCGATGAGCAGGCCCCGTTCTTTCAGGTGCCGGGACTGCGGACGGCGAAGAACGAGGTGTCCGGGCTGGAGAAGATCGTCGCGGACGTCCCGAACGGTGAACCGTTGTTCACGACCCGGTCGGCGTCGGATCTCTCCCGGATCAGCGCGGCGGAAGCGGCCCGGTGGCTGGTGCACACGCACGCGTTCGACCCGTCAGGCATCAAGTCAGGCGCGGTAGGCGACCGCAAAGTCAAGAACGGCAAAGGGTATCCGATCGGGCCGGGGTGGTCTGGGCAGATCGGTGGCGTGTTGGCGCAGGGTGTCACGGTGCGGGAGACGTTGCTGTTGAACCTGATTGCCCGGGATGCCGGCACCTATGTCGGAGTCGGCGGGGCCGCGGATGTGCCGCCGTGGGAGCGTGATGTCGACGGCCCGGCCTGGTCCGAAGAGCTCCCCGTTGCGGGGGCGATTCAGCTGTATACCTGGCAGACGCGCCGGGTTCGGCTGCAGGGTGATCGAGACGGCGTGACGGGCGTGGTGCTGGCCAACGGTGACCGGATGCAGCCTCAGAATCGGCAGAATGTCGAGCCGCACACGGCGTGGCGCCACAGCGAGCCGCAGAGCAAGAAGGCCGGGCGGACGGTCTACATGCCGCTCGGGCACGATCCGGGGCGTTCGGTGTGGCGAGGGCTTGCGGCGATGCTGCCGTCGATCTCATCTCGGCGGAGCAAGGCTGGGGAGCCGGCGTCGTGGCTGGCTCCTGGTGTGCTGCAGTGGTTGTGCGATCTGGCTGAGAACGACCATCTGCCCGAGGATTTCGTGGTGCGTCTGCGGGTTCACGGCGCGGTGTACGGGGCTCAGAACGCGACGGTCGCGGAGATCATCGACGACGTGCTGCCGATGTCGGTGGTACTGCTTCGTCAGGACCGCCCGGATGCGGGCAGGGCCGCCGAAGGCGCCGTCGGTGACGCCAGCCAGGTGGCCGGATATGTGTGGCGGCTGGCGGAGAACCTCGCTCAGGCAGCCGGCGCCGGACCGCAGTCCGGTGCCGGCGACCGGGCCAGGGAAATCCTCTACGCGGCGCTGGAGCAGCCGTACCGGTCGTGGCTGGCAGGGCTGCGCCCGCGGCAAGATCTCATCGCGGCTAGGTCCGCGTGGCAGGTGCTTGTCCGTGATCGATGTCGGCCGATCACGGCGGAGCTGATCAGAAATGCTCCCACGGCCGCGTGGACCGGCCGCGAAGTCAACCAGCGTCTGGTGAACGTGCCCTTGGCCGAGGTCTGGTTCAACGCAGCCTTGCGCAAAGCCCTGCCTCTGGCATTCACCAGCTCGAACACTCCTATGGAGGTAACGGGATGA
- a CDS encoding NucA/NucB deoxyribonuclease domain-containing protein, with protein sequence MGPNTGGCVYAQFTPTYDVSTLNNDTAQVAWHIQWAQRNLAGKWGRKGFGPELTRTMDSALITANRNVACPASIPRPVGKSCDEYPFASTYQGGSLNPDHSCYMVPATQNSLEGSRYRRPWYAANRVLDKDKFWVNVVLPAGITDQEITEKTRAFVKCPG encoded by the coding sequence GTGGGGCCGAACACCGGCGGCTGCGTGTATGCCCAATTCACCCCGACCTACGACGTGTCCACCCTCAACAACGACACCGCCCAGGTCGCCTGGCACATCCAGTGGGCACAACGCAACCTCGCCGGCAAGTGGGGCAGGAAAGGCTTCGGGCCCGAGCTCACGCGCACCATGGACAGCGCGTTGATCACCGCCAACCGGAACGTCGCCTGCCCGGCGAGCATCCCGCGCCCGGTAGGGAAGTCGTGCGACGAGTACCCGTTCGCCAGCACCTACCAGGGAGGCTCGCTCAACCCGGACCACTCCTGCTACATGGTGCCCGCGACCCAGAACAGCCTCGAGGGCAGCCGCTACCGCCGCCCCTGGTACGCCGCCAACCGCGTGCTGGACAAGGACAAGTTCTGGGTGAACGTGGTCCTGCCCGCCGGGATTACCGACCAGGAGATCACCGAGAAGACCCGGGCGTTCGTGAAGTGCCCGGGATAA
- the cas5e gene encoding type I-E CRISPR-associated protein Cas5/CasD: MSVVALRLAGPLQAWGSGSRFVRRSTDIAPTKSGIIGMIAAARGLRRTDPLEKLLDLSFGVRIDQPGQLLRDFQTAQRPRRDRNGDLDWQSLPLSTRYYLTDATFLAVLEGERALVEGIDEAVRAPHFPLYLGRRSCPPAGPVVLGVSDQSLHDVLETWPWLASSRVQKQHRERVVRLATIRDAAPDETAVESIRDTPVSFDPNHRDYAWRSVVRDTVEVPNPHGVSDPAPEHDPMTVLGG; encoded by the coding sequence GTGAGCGTGGTCGCGCTGCGTCTGGCCGGGCCGCTGCAGGCTTGGGGATCTGGCAGCCGGTTCGTCCGACGCAGCACCGACATCGCCCCCACCAAAAGCGGCATCATCGGGATGATCGCCGCCGCGCGCGGTCTGCGCCGCACCGACCCGCTGGAAAAACTGCTGGACCTGAGCTTCGGTGTGCGCATCGACCAGCCCGGGCAACTCCTCCGGGACTTCCAGACCGCGCAGCGGCCGCGCCGCGACCGCAACGGCGACCTGGACTGGCAGTCGCTGCCGTTGTCGACCCGCTACTACCTCACGGACGCGACCTTCCTGGCCGTGCTGGAAGGCGAACGCGCACTCGTCGAAGGAATCGACGAGGCAGTGCGAGCGCCGCACTTCCCGCTCTACCTCGGTCGCCGCTCCTGCCCGCCCGCCGGCCCGGTCGTGCTCGGCGTGTCCGACCAGTCCCTGCACGACGTGCTGGAGACATGGCCATGGCTGGCGAGCAGCCGGGTGCAGAAGCAACACCGCGAACGTGTGGTGCGGCTCGCCACGATCCGGGACGCCGCACCGGACGAGACCGCCGTTGAGTCCATCAGGGACACCCCCGTCAGCTTCGACCCGAATCACCGCGACTACGCCTGGCGGTCCGTCGTGCGCGACACCGTCGAGGTTCCCAACCCGCACGGAGTCAGCGACCCGGCACCGGAACATGATCCGATGACAGTGCTGGGAGGGTAG
- a CDS encoding DUF3558 domain-containing protein gives MTRRLARGLATLMAGGMVVLSGCGTSPPPSPPEPSVSVPPIPAPLNGAKFIADPCSAITVEQLQSIGFGEGRHEQTRDGQCLIVLGPSVDVTTSWFPPVRESIRTLYSDRALGRDTGNHWEEVTINGYPAVIVEIKENIPSRRDQGPLACRLALGVDDNTLVHIKANTWGKPEAGPWRADPCGAVKKIAEFVIDNLRS, from the coding sequence GTGACACGACGTCTGGCCCGCGGGCTCGCCACACTGATGGCCGGCGGCATGGTCGTGCTGTCCGGCTGCGGAACGAGCCCGCCACCTTCGCCACCCGAACCGTCGGTGTCGGTCCCGCCGATCCCGGCGCCTTTGAACGGCGCCAAGTTCATCGCCGATCCGTGCTCGGCGATCACGGTGGAGCAGCTGCAGAGCATCGGCTTCGGTGAGGGCAGGCATGAACAGACCCGCGACGGCCAATGCCTGATCGTGCTCGGTCCGTCGGTCGACGTGACGACATCGTGGTTTCCGCCGGTGCGGGAGAGCATCCGCACGTTGTACAGCGATCGTGCACTTGGCCGCGATACCGGCAACCACTGGGAAGAGGTCACGATCAACGGCTACCCGGCCGTGATCGTGGAAATCAAAGAGAACATCCCGAGCAGGCGGGACCAGGGGCCGCTGGCGTGCAGGCTGGCTCTCGGTGTCGACGACAACACGTTGGTACACATCAAAGCCAACACGTGGGGGAAGCCGGAAGCCGGTCCGTGGCGAGCCGATCCCTGCGGTGCGGTCAAGAAGATCGCCGAGTTCGTCATCGACAACCTCCGCAGCTAG
- a CDS encoding LGFP repeat-containing protein — MAAAALVTTAGTAAADQFRNGHWVRGAIEQEFIRLGTLWPGGPPTVGEPNSDELDAARGGRWQAFGVDTNRIYWHPNVAGGKANQVGGLILQKWLTNGDERGTLGYPLVSETPVDGGRFNHFESGSIYWKNGTAAAYIVRGAIRDYWAQADWEKGTYGFPVSDEYDFGGGRRQDFERGSLYWNVHIIDAETGPQQYTTSTTPQRINPSDSTTDPTAMDDIGPRPGPDLAPTALSPRCNGNITNPDRWTACSRKGWVLKERRSENGTLREIGRLPYTVSLSVEFDKVTQFNSGNAAWKLDAKIDVGTGQESLAGGTRAHLATPCLTNTSKCGTGTVLPTKEVPLTPSTTVEHTWSQYANNLGTAGAIEKFTGLIGITLKNAGGLTWSHTDASLDARCDRVTIRTGCVNPTAKTAVVYDPVKNPAIAAVSQHVFDAQASLPSHWGNPQYNYLTRTTNQTIIDANRNKACPSGSPVSCDEFAMASTYQGASRVAANDYSTRTVPKASNDSQGGIMSNYYNATRILDGDPFGVVAILLDGRQSW; from the coding sequence GTGGCGGCCGCAGCGCTCGTGACGACGGCGGGTACGGCCGCCGCCGATCAGTTCCGCAACGGGCATTGGGTCCGCGGGGCGATCGAGCAGGAGTTCATCCGGCTGGGCACATTGTGGCCGGGTGGCCCGCCCACGGTGGGGGAACCCAACAGCGACGAGCTCGACGCCGCCCGCGGCGGCAGGTGGCAGGCCTTCGGCGTCGACACCAACCGCATCTACTGGCACCCCAACGTCGCCGGCGGCAAAGCGAACCAGGTCGGTGGGCTGATCCTGCAGAAGTGGCTGACCAATGGCGACGAACGAGGCACCCTGGGCTATCCCCTGGTCTCGGAAACCCCGGTCGACGGTGGCCGGTTCAACCACTTCGAAAGCGGCTCGATCTACTGGAAGAACGGTACAGCTGCGGCCTACATCGTGCGTGGCGCGATCCGGGACTACTGGGCCCAGGCGGACTGGGAGAAAGGAACTTACGGGTTCCCGGTCAGCGACGAGTACGACTTCGGCGGCGGCCGGCGGCAGGACTTCGAACGCGGCTCCCTGTACTGGAACGTCCACATCATCGACGCCGAGACAGGTCCGCAGCAATACACGACGAGCACCACCCCGCAGCGGATCAACCCCAGCGACAGCACCACGGACCCCACCGCCATGGACGACATCGGACCGCGTCCAGGCCCTGACCTCGCGCCGACAGCGCTATCACCGCGGTGCAACGGCAACATCACCAACCCGGACCGGTGGACCGCCTGCTCCCGCAAGGGCTGGGTACTCAAGGAGCGCCGCAGCGAGAACGGCACCCTGCGGGAGATCGGCCGCCTCCCCTACACCGTGAGCCTCTCAGTCGAGTTCGACAAGGTCACCCAGTTCAACAGCGGGAACGCCGCCTGGAAACTCGACGCCAAAATCGACGTCGGCACCGGGCAGGAAAGCCTGGCCGGCGGCACCCGCGCTCACCTCGCGACCCCCTGCCTCACCAACACCTCCAAATGCGGCACCGGCACCGTCCTGCCCACCAAGGAAGTGCCACTCACACCGAGCACCACCGTCGAGCACACCTGGAGCCAGTACGCCAACAACCTCGGCACAGCCGGAGCCATCGAGAAGTTCACCGGCCTGATCGGGATCACACTCAAGAACGCCGGTGGCCTGACCTGGTCCCACACCGACGCCTCCCTCGATGCCCGCTGTGACCGGGTCACCATCCGCACAGGCTGCGTGAATCCCACAGCGAAAACCGCCGTCGTCTACGACCCGGTCAAGAACCCTGCCATCGCCGCAGTGTCCCAGCACGTCTTCGACGCCCAAGCCAGCCTTCCCAGCCACTGGGGCAACCCGCAATACAACTACCTCACCCGCACCACCAACCAAACGATCATCGACGCCAACAGGAACAAGGCCTGCCCCTCAGGCAGCCCCGTCAGCTGCGACGAGTTCGCCATGGCCAGCACCTACCAAGGCGCCTCCAGAGTCGCCGCCAACGACTACTCCACCCGCACCGTCCCCAAAGCCTCCAACGACTCCCAAGGCGGCATCATGAGCAACTACTACAACGCCACACGCATCCTCGACGGTGACCCCTTCGGCGTCGTCGCCATCCTGCTCGACGGCCGCCAATCCTGGTAA
- a CDS encoding transposase, producing MSRSSKYPEQFRRDAVELVGSSDRPLCQIARELGVNHETLRSWVNAAGAKLGLSARARRTAADRCRVTGTTRHGSAVSTTLTARPITLV from the coding sequence GTGTCGCGTTCGTCGAAGTATCCGGAGCAGTTCCGTCGGGATGCGGTGGAGCTGGTCGGTTCGAGTGATCGTCCGTTGTGTCAGATCGCCCGGGAGCTGGGGGTTAACCATGAGACCTTGCGGTCGTGGGTGAACGCGGCCGGCGCGAAGTTAGGCCTCAGCGCGAGGGCGCGTCGAACTGCTGCTGATCGCTGCAGAGTGACCGGAACAACGAGACACGGATCTGCGGTTTCGACTACGCTGACCGCTCGGCCGATTACGCTCGTGTAG
- a CDS encoding YbaB/EbfC family nucleoid-associated protein yields MIAVGPWGRLVGEMSGGRGGRASVSLNVAKLRQQAGELDAELEQARFTGRSADGLASAVVTGQGKLADLTIADHVIRSTHPQRLGPAVLEAVSAARREAAQVGVVKMRAVVDKDQEWVPDPGRGSVTKHRDDSVPPPAPRAGAAAEPRAVRRDADEVEEESFDELDFLDDDLEDEGRGRW; encoded by the coding sequence GTGATCGCGGTCGGGCCGTGGGGGCGGCTGGTAGGGGAGATGTCGGGCGGACGGGGAGGGCGAGCCAGCGTGTCGTTGAATGTGGCCAAGCTGCGGCAGCAGGCTGGTGAGCTTGATGCTGAGCTGGAGCAGGCCCGGTTTACCGGGAGATCGGCTGACGGTCTCGCGTCGGCGGTGGTGACCGGTCAGGGCAAACTGGCGGATCTGACGATCGCGGATCATGTGATCCGGAGTACGCATCCGCAGCGGCTGGGGCCCGCGGTGCTTGAGGCGGTGTCGGCGGCTCGGCGTGAGGCCGCGCAGGTCGGCGTCGTCAAGATGCGCGCGGTGGTGGACAAGGACCAGGAATGGGTTCCCGACCCGGGCCGCGGATCGGTGACCAAGCATCGGGACGATTCTGTTCCGCCGCCTGCGCCCAGGGCTGGCGCGGCAGCCGAGCCGCGCGCAGTTCGCCGAGATGCTGATGAGGTCGAGGAGGAGAGTTTCGATGAGCTCGACTTCCTGGATGATGATCTCGAGGATGAGGGGCGGGGTCGCTGGTGA
- the cas1e gene encoding type I-E CRISPR-associated endonuclease Cas1e has protein sequence MSTVGRRTSTPKELVRAADRVSFLYLDRCVVNRDSNAITATDERGTVHIPAAAVGVLLLGPGTTITHQAIALMSDSGSTVVWVGERGVRYYAHGASLARTSRLIQAQAEAVTNSRSRLRVARTMYTMRFPDEDVAELTMQQLRGREGTRVRRIYREHADRTGVEWTGRFYDRTDWDTADPINQALSAANSALYGIVHSVIVALGCSPALGFVHTGHHRSFVYDIADLYKAELTIPAAFDIAAGTSLDIAAETRRHVRDALHDGKLLQRCARDI, from the coding sequence ATGAGCACCGTCGGCAGACGCACGTCTACGCCGAAGGAGCTGGTTCGTGCGGCCGACCGAGTGTCCTTTCTCTACCTGGACCGCTGTGTCGTCAACCGGGACAGCAACGCGATCACCGCGACCGACGAACGCGGCACCGTGCACATCCCCGCCGCAGCCGTTGGTGTCCTGCTGTTGGGCCCCGGCACGACGATCACGCACCAGGCGATCGCGCTGATGTCCGACAGCGGCTCGACCGTGGTGTGGGTCGGTGAACGAGGTGTGCGTTACTACGCGCACGGCGCATCGTTGGCCCGAACCTCGCGCCTGATCCAGGCACAGGCCGAGGCGGTGACCAACAGCCGGTCCCGGCTGCGCGTCGCGCGGACGATGTACACCATGCGTTTCCCCGACGAAGACGTGGCCGAGTTGACAATGCAGCAACTACGTGGCCGCGAAGGCACCCGCGTCCGCCGAATCTACCGGGAACATGCCGATCGGACCGGCGTCGAGTGGACCGGCCGCTTCTACGACCGGACCGACTGGGACACAGCCGACCCGATCAATCAAGCCCTCTCCGCGGCGAACTCAGCCCTGTACGGCATCGTCCACTCAGTCATCGTCGCACTCGGATGCTCACCCGCACTCGGCTTCGTCCACACCGGACACCACCGCTCGTTCGTCTACGACATCGCCGATCTCTACAAGGCCGAACTGACGATCCCCGCAGCGTTCGACATCGCCGCCGGAACGTCCCTCGACATCGCGGCCGAGACCCGCCGACACGTCCGCGACGCCCTGCACGACGGAAAGCTGCTCCAGCGCTGTGCCCGCGACATTTAG
- the cas6e gene encoding type I-E CRISPR-associated protein Cas6/Cse3/CasE: MFLTKMQINPRRRGAQQLLSSPQAMHAAVLAGFPDARPTEDGRILWRLDTYATHRVLLFIASPDKPDLTHLVEQAGWPTTQAWQTAAYDGLLGSLRAGQRWQFRLTANPVRSGRREEWTETKPLGHVTVEQQQQWLLDRAERLGFRIAPSTTGAGEPDLAVVDRSVRRFGRGGASVTISMATFDGHLDIEDVDAMRRSLTFGIGRAKAYGCGLLTLSRPGGAG, encoded by the coding sequence ATGTTCCTGACGAAAATGCAGATCAACCCCCGGCGACGCGGCGCGCAGCAACTGCTGTCCTCACCGCAGGCCATGCATGCCGCCGTCCTCGCCGGATTTCCCGACGCCCGGCCCACCGAGGACGGCCGGATACTGTGGCGGCTCGACACCTACGCCACACACCGCGTGCTGCTGTTCATCGCCAGCCCAGACAAACCAGATCTGACCCACCTGGTCGAACAAGCAGGCTGGCCCACCACCCAGGCATGGCAGACCGCCGCCTACGACGGTCTGCTGGGCAGCCTGCGGGCAGGGCAGCGCTGGCAGTTCCGGTTGACCGCGAACCCGGTCCGATCAGGCCGGCGCGAAGAATGGACCGAGACTAAACCCCTCGGGCACGTGACCGTCGAACAGCAACAGCAGTGGCTGCTCGACCGGGCCGAGCGCCTGGGCTTCCGGATCGCGCCCAGCACAACCGGCGCGGGCGAGCCCGACCTGGCAGTGGTGGACCGCTCCGTGCGGCGATTCGGTAGGGGCGGAGCGTCTGTGACGATCTCGATGGCCACCTTCGACGGCCACCTCGACATCGAAGACGTCGACGCCATGCGGCGGTCGCTGACCTTCGGCATCGGACGCGCCAAAGCCTACGGTTGCGGGCTGCTCACCCTCTCCCGCCCAGGAGGGGCCGGATGA
- the casB gene encoding type I-E CRISPR-associated protein Cse2/CasB has product MTTTDSGSPPGVAEQAPRRLGTLGHALEWRLERLQREYLRGAPAARADLARLRRGLGKPAGSVAEIWELTVGAVPKTLSWDGDTSSWAEQAAHAALTLYALHQQSSSVPAHVPGVSLGTAVGQLRFSDQRSENAVTRRFMAAATAGSMEGVLTHVRGLITLLRGEQRGIDYARLADDLARLVTPGRAHSVRLAWGRAFYRTTRPAEDDATDASVFVPDTEK; this is encoded by the coding sequence ATGACCACGACCGACAGCGGATCACCTCCTGGTGTCGCGGAGCAGGCGCCGCGGCGGCTGGGCACGCTGGGCCACGCCCTGGAATGGCGTCTCGAGCGGCTGCAGCGGGAGTACTTGCGCGGGGCACCGGCGGCTCGTGCCGATCTCGCTCGTCTGCGTCGCGGGCTTGGTAAACCCGCGGGCAGCGTTGCGGAGATCTGGGAGCTCACTGTGGGCGCCGTGCCGAAGACCCTGAGCTGGGACGGGGACACGTCTAGCTGGGCCGAGCAAGCCGCGCATGCCGCACTTACGTTGTATGCCCTGCATCAGCAGTCGTCGTCCGTGCCCGCACACGTTCCGGGCGTGTCGTTGGGGACAGCGGTCGGTCAGCTTCGGTTCAGTGACCAGCGCAGCGAAAATGCTGTGACGCGCCGGTTCATGGCCGCGGCGACCGCCGGGTCAATGGAAGGGGTGCTGACCCATGTCCGCGGTTTGATCACCTTGCTGCGCGGTGAACAACGCGGAATCGACTACGCCCGCCTCGCCGACGACCTGGCCCGGCTGGTCACACCCGGCCGAGCTCACTCGGTCCGGCTGGCATGGGGCCGCGCCTTCTACCGCACCACCCGCCCAGCCGAAGACGACGCCACCGACGCTTCTGTATTCGTTCCCGACACCGAGAAGTGA
- the cas7e gene encoding type I-E CRISPR-associated protein Cas7/Cse4/CasC, which yields MNRTLIDIHILQTVPPSNINRDDTGAPKSAVYGGVRRARVSSQAWKRATRVAFDDHLDRSELGVRTKRIVELLATMIAEQSPDLADRANDLAAETIRAVGIDVKAPKKTGADKKAVAEAGYLVFLSRRQIQNLAAAAIDAADAEDVPKALKAAKVKDLADRDHSVDVALFGRMVADQADINVDAAAQVAHAISVHPVETEFDYFTAVDDLNSDEETGAGMIGTVEFNSSTLYRYATVDVNRLADNLGDNAATQRAVQAFVEAFVRSMPTGKQNTFANRTLPEAVVVQLRDRQPINLVGAFENPVRELEKGGRVKAAAEALRDEAREIERAYGEQPVTTWVTRVGTDTASLDDLGENVALHDLLTAVGILVGTRLEEQS from the coding sequence ATGAACCGTACCCTGATCGATATCCACATCTTGCAGACCGTGCCGCCGAGCAATATCAACCGCGACGACACAGGAGCGCCGAAATCCGCAGTGTATGGCGGTGTTCGCCGAGCACGGGTGTCCAGCCAGGCCTGGAAACGCGCTACCCGTGTCGCGTTCGATGACCACCTCGACCGTTCCGAACTCGGAGTGCGCACGAAACGCATCGTCGAGTTGCTCGCCACGATGATCGCCGAGCAGTCACCGGACTTGGCCGACCGCGCCAACGATCTCGCCGCTGAGACCATCCGGGCCGTCGGCATCGACGTCAAGGCGCCGAAAAAGACCGGCGCGGACAAGAAGGCTGTCGCGGAAGCCGGCTACCTGGTGTTCCTGAGCCGCCGGCAGATCCAGAACCTCGCCGCGGCGGCGATCGACGCCGCAGACGCCGAGGATGTCCCGAAGGCGTTGAAGGCAGCGAAAGTCAAGGACCTCGCCGACCGGGATCACTCGGTGGACGTCGCCCTGTTCGGGCGGATGGTCGCCGACCAGGCCGACATCAACGTCGACGCCGCGGCCCAGGTCGCGCACGCGATCAGCGTGCACCCGGTGGAAACAGAGTTCGACTACTTCACCGCCGTCGACGACCTCAACTCCGACGAGGAGACCGGAGCCGGGATGATCGGCACGGTCGAGTTCAACTCCTCCACTCTCTACCGCTACGCGACCGTCGATGTGAACCGGCTGGCTGACAACCTCGGCGACAACGCGGCAACGCAGCGCGCGGTTCAGGCGTTCGTTGAGGCCTTCGTCCGGTCCATGCCCACCGGCAAGCAGAACACCTTCGCCAACCGCACTCTTCCGGAAGCCGTCGTGGTGCAGCTCCGCGACCGCCAGCCGATCAACCTGGTCGGCGCGTTCGAGAACCCGGTCCGCGAACTCGAAAAAGGCGGACGAGTCAAAGCGGCCGCGGAAGCGCTGCGCGACGAAGCCCGCGAAATCGAACGCGCCTACGGCGAGCAGCCGGTCACGACCTGGGTCACCCGGGTCGGCACCGACACTGCAAGCCTGGACGACCTCGGTGAGAACGTCGCCTTGCACGACTTGCTGACCGCAGTCGGAATCCTGGTCGGAACACGCCTCGAGGAACAGTCGTGA